Below is a genomic region from Geoglobus acetivorans.
TTAATAGCGGGTCTTGCAATCCCGTTTGCTGTTTCAGAGGCGTTTCTGTACCTGCTGGGGCTCACCATGATTTTTCTGATCCTGACGATAAGCTGGGACATAATTGTGGGCTACACGGGTCAGGTCAATCTCGGCCACACGGTTTTTGTCGGTCTCGGGGCATACACCGCTGCTCTGCTGCAGGTCCCGTCCAGATTTTCCGGCTCGGTGGATTTTCTGGCAAACATGTCTCCCGTGCCGGTACCCGTATCGATCCTTATGGGAGGAATAGTTGCGGCACTTTTCGGACTTGGCATAGGCATCATTACGCTGAGGCTGAAAGGCTACTACTTCTCACTCGTTACCGCCATACTGCCCCTCGTGTTCATGCAGTCGGTGTATGTCTTCTCCAACATATTCGGCGGTGAGGAGGGATTTTCCATAGGCCTCGAGAGGAGCCTTTCAGAATCACCCCTGCTCAGATACTACTTCGCCTTCGCCGTGTTCATGATCTCCTTCATACTCATCTGGCTGCTTGTCAACAGCGAGATAGGCCTAAAATTCAGGGCAGTCAGAGATGACGAGGTACTCGCAGAGGCTCTTGGAATAAACGTTGTCAAATACAAGATTCTCGCATTCGTTACAAGCTCATTCTTCGCAGGAATAGGTGGTGCCACCCTCGTCCACTACAGAATAACGATCGGGCCCGATGTTTACGATATCCCGCTCATGCTGCTGATAATACTGTCGGCCGTTATAGGCGGGCTTGGAACACTCTACGGCCCCGTTTTTGGTGGGTTTGCGATATACCTCCTCAAGAACTGGTGGCTGAAAGGTGCTGTCCAGGCTTTTCCGGCATGGCTCCCTGTAAACGATGAGGTTCTGCTGTACATACTCCTGATAGTCGTGGCTGTGATTGCACCGGAAGGGTTATGGAGCAAGATAAAGAGGTTCACGGTAAAGAAAGAAGAAGCACTTCCGGAATGACTCCTTTCCGGATTTTTTATCATTGTTACATTGTTTGACAATTACTGTCATAATCTTAACTTTGGTTTATTGTTACCCTTCAATACTTTACAGATTAAACAGAATTACAGCAGAGTGAAACAGTAAAAAA
It encodes:
- a CDS encoding branched-chain amino acid ABC transporter permease, whose protein sequence is MMVSKLPEMDMRQIIAWTIFLIAGLAIPFAVSEAFLYLLGLTMIFLILTISWDIIVGYTGQVNLGHTVFVGLGAYTAALLQVPSRFSGSVDFLANMSPVPVPVSILMGGIVAALFGLGIGIITLRLKGYYFSLVTAILPLVFMQSVYVFSNIFGGEEGFSIGLERSLSESPLLRYYFAFAVFMISFILIWLLVNSEIGLKFRAVRDDEVLAEALGINVVKYKILAFVTSSFFAGIGGATLVHYRITIGPDVYDIPLMLLIILSAVIGGLGTLYGPVFGGFAIYLLKNWWLKGAVQAFPAWLPVNDEVLLYILLIVVAVIAPEGLWSKIKRFTVKKEEALPE